The sequence AAACATCCAATAAGCCAAACCCGCAATCATTGCGGCGTTGTCCGTACATAATTTAAGTTGATTCGGGAAATAGACTTTTAAGTTATTTTTATTTGCCTCCTGTCGCATTTTAAAGCGTATTCTTGAGTTTGCTGAGACGCCTCCGCCAACGATTATTGTATTTGTTTTTTTGTATTCCGCGGCAAGAATAGTTTTTTTAACAAGCGTATCAGCTATTGCTTCCTGAAAGCTTGCGGCTATGTCGGGAAGTTCTTTTTTTGTGATTTCTCCTCTTTTTTCCACATATCTTAAAAGTGAGGTTTTGAGTCCCGAAAAACTAAAATCGAAAGGATTTTTCATTTTAGCGCGAGGAAATTTTATTGCGGAAGGATTGCCTTTTTTGCTTATTCTGTCTATAACAGGCCCGCCGGGATAACCTAATTTCAAGATTTGTGCTCCCTTATCAAATGCTTCTCCGCAAGCGTCGTCTCTTGTTTGCCCCAGAAAAGAATAGGTCAGAAAATCTTTAACATAAAAAAGCGAAGTGTGCCCTCCGGAGATTATCAAACCGATATATGGGAATTTTATTTCGGAAGTTTCTAAAAAATTTGCGTAAAGATGGGCTTGGATATGATTTACACCGATAAGCGGAATGGATAAAGCATATGAGAGCGCCTTTGAAAATTCGACGCCTATTAACAATGAACCTGCAAGCCCGGGCCCGTAAGTTACTGCTATTGCGTCCATTTTGTTTAGCGGGATATTTGCTTTATCAAGTGCTTCTCTTACGACCCAACCTATGCTTTCTAATTGTTCACGCGATGCAAGTTCGGGGACGATACCGCCAAAAGGAGCGTGAATTTCGTCTTGGGAAGTTATTATATTAGATATAATTGTTTTTCCGTCTTTTACAATTGAAGCGGACGTTTCATCGCAGGACGTTTCTATTCCAAGTATTAGCATTTTAGATAATAGTTGATAGTTAATGGTATTTAGTGATTAATGTTATTGCTTGCTGTGTTATTTTCTACCCAGCTAATTATATCATCAGCGTTATGTCCTAACCCCGTGAGTTTATTTAACGTTTTTATTTCTCCAACAGTTGTGAAATAGGAACTATTTTGATTCCTTCGGCTTCTATTTTAGGGAGCCCTTTTTTAAGGGCATTTAATGTTGCGCGTCCGGGATGCGCTATCCCTATGGCTTGTCCGTTTGATAATGCTTGAGAAATCAATTCATCAATTTGTTGGGCTATATATTCTTCGTTTTTTTCATTGTCGAGAAATGTATCTCTTTGAATATATTTCAATCCTTTTGCGAGTGCTATTTTTTTTGCGCTGGGATTGGAGGTTGTAAGGCTATTAACAAAGAACATTCCTTCTTTTTTTATGATATCTAACAATTCAGACATCATTTCCTCTTGCCCCATACCTTTGGAACCTTCATGATTATTGACTCCTACGGCATAAGGAACTGTCTTTAAGTTTTGCATAAAAGTAGATTTAATTTCTTCTTTATTCATCCCTTCTGTAATCAGCCCCTGACTTGTGTTGCGATTAGTATATATGGATTGGAGAGGTTGGTGTAACATAACTTCAAATCCCAATTTGTGAGCTAACTCGGCAATTTTTTGAGAAGCTTTCTGATGAGGAAGAACTGAAATTGTTAATGGAAAAGAAAGTTTTAATATTTCTTTTTCTACTTCTCTTCCATATCCCATATCATCAATTATTATAGAGATTTTGGGTATATTTTCTTTGCTTATAACTAAAGAATGTGTAGTAATGTTTTCTTTACCTAATGATATTTGTAGCTTTTTACCGTCTTCAAAGAAACAATAGGACAATATCTTCCCGCCTGAGTGTTTTGTGTTTTTTTCTATAACCTTCAGAGCTTCATTTAGCGATATGGATTCTTTGACTACAAATTCTTCATGGACTTGAATCCATTTTTCTTTCCCGTTTAAGGATTTTTCTTCCAAATATTTCTTGACTATATTTTCTTTTGTTATGCCTAAAGTGATAAAAGATTTATTCAGGGAGTTTTCTACTAAAGAGGATAATGAGGCTTCTTTGACCGGATATACTTTTTTATGATTTCGTATTCCCCAGATGCTTGTTCCTATGATTAACAACGCTAAAAGACCGAATATTAATTTTTTTTTATTGTCCATCGCAATAGAAATAATAATTTGATATAAATCGAAATACATGGAAGTAAAACTTTGATATAAGTCGAAATACTTGGAAATATGTTGATATATATTGCCTGTCTACCACGTATATCTATTGTATATCTACCGTATTTCTATGTATCTCTATTCCCAATTTTATTTTTTAGCTTCCGTTGCCTGTTCTATGTTCCCTTCCAGATAATCAACCGCTTTTTGCAACTGTGGATCTTTCTGGATGTCTTCTTTTCCATATCCCGCAAGGAATTCCCGAATTAGTTTCTTTTCTTCTTTTGAGATTTCCACTTCTATATCAGGCGCTATTCCCTCTCCTTCTATGCATTCGCCTCTGGGGATATAATAATGCGCGGTGGTGAGCCTTAGCGCATAATCTTTATCAAGTTCAATTATGGATTGGACTGAACCTTTTCCAAAAGTTTGCATTCCGATAAT comes from bacterium and encodes:
- the tsaD gene encoding tRNA (adenosine(37)-N6)-threonylcarbamoyltransferase complex transferase subunit TsaD — protein: MLILGIETSCDETSASIVKDGKTIISNIITSQDEIHAPFGGIVPELASREQLESIGWVVREALDKANIPLNKMDAIAVTYGPGLAGSLLIGVEFSKALSYALSIPLIGVNHIQAHLYANFLETSEIKFPYIGLIISGGHTSLFYVKDFLTYSFLGQTRDDACGEAFDKGAQILKLGYPGGPVIDRISKKGNPSAIKFPRAKMKNPFDFSFSGLKTSLLRYVEKRGEITKKELPDIAASFQEAIADTLVKKTILAAEYKKTNTIIVGGGVSANSRIRFKMRQEANKNNLKVYFPNQLKLCTDNAAMIAGLAYWMFKKGKTSSLTLDAKPNLF
- a CDS encoding divergent polysaccharide deacetylase family protein; this encodes MDNKKKLIFGLLALLIIGTSIWGIRNHKKVYPVKEASLSSLVENSLNKSFITLGITKENIVKKYLEEKSLNGKEKWIQVHEEFVVKESISLNEALKVIEKNTKHSGGKILSYCFFEDGKKLQISLGKENITTHSLVISKENIPKISIIIDDMGYGREVEKEILKLSFPLTISVLPHQKASQKIAELAHKLGFEVMLHQPLQSIYTNRNTSQGLITEGMNKEEIKSTFMQNLKTVPYAVGVNNHEGSKGMGQEEMMSELLDIIKKEGMFFVNSLTTSNPSAKKIALAKGLKYIQRDTFLDNEKNEEYIAQQIDELISQALSNGQAIGIAHPGRATLNALKKGLPKIEAEGIKIVPISQLLEK